The DNA region GCCGACATGCTGGCCGCGCTGCGCAGCGAGGACGTCGACGCGGTCGTCGACGATGACGTCGTGTTCGTGCCGCTGGGCGCGACACATCCCGACTACGAACTCGCGTTCACGGTGCAGACCGCGAACAGGTGGGGGATCGCGGTGGCGAAGGACCGGCCGGACAACCTGGCCGAGATCGACAGCGCACTCGGTCGGCTCATCGAGTCGGGGCGCCTGCGCACGGTCTGGGAGGAGTGGCTGCCGACCCTCGACTATCCGTTCGCGGGGAACTGAGTGGCCCGGCCGTTGGTGGCCGTGGCCGGTCGGCGCGCCGCTCATGCACCGATCCTGCGATTCTCGGCGACGCTTGCCGCCGAGGCGATCTGCGAAGCGGTCTGGGCGGCCGGCGGCGAACCGGTCGTCGTGCACGGCCCCGCCGCCGACCCGTTGGCCGAACTGCCCGGTCGGTTGCAACGTTTCGACGGTGTGCTGCTGCCGGGCGGTGCCGACATGGAGCCCCGGCGATACGGGGCGGAGGCGGCGCCGGAGACGACGGACATCGTGGCGTTCCAGGACGAATTCGACCTGGGGATCACCCGCTCGGTGGTCGAGCTCGACCTGCCCGCACTGGCGATCTGCCGCGGCATGCAGGTTCTCAACGTCGCCCTCGGCGGGACCCTGGTGCAGCATGTTCCCGAGACGAACACCCTGCACCACAACGCCATCCACCACGTCGAGGTGAAGAAGGGCTCCCGTTTGCATACCATCGTGGGGGCCACCACCATCGACGTGTCGTCCTACCATCATCAGGCCGTCGACCGACTGGCCGCCGACCTGATCGTCACCGCAGTCGCGGCCGACGGGCTGGTCGAGGCGGTCGAACACCGTCGCGCCGACATCGTGGCTGTCCAATGGCATCCCGAGGATCGCCACGCCACGTCGGGCACCGACGCTGCTCTGTTCGCCGACCTGGTCGACCGGGCCCGCAAACGAAAGGACTCCCAGTGACCGACAACAAGCCCACCGACAACCGGGTGCGCAGGGAAGACGTCATCCCGGATCTTCCGGTTCCCGCAGCGCCGCGGGCCCATGTGTGCGTGCTGGCCTCGCTCAACTATCCCGACATCAGCGCGGCCGACGCCGCGCTGGTCAGGCGGTTCACCCGCGTCACCCTGGCGACGCTGGTGGAACTCGGCGCCTCCTACGAACTCTGGGACACCACCGAGGCACTCGAGGACCCCTCGGGGGCCGCAGCTTTCGACGGCGTACTGCTTCTCGGCGGTGGTGACATCGACGGCTCCTGCTACGGCGTCAGCACCCGCCACCCGGCCAGTTACGGGATCGACGCGCGCGCCGACCGCGACGCCTTCGCCGTCATCGCGGCGGCCGAGGCCGCCGACCGCCCGATCTTCGGCATCTGCCGCGGATCCCAGTTGCTCAACGTTGCGCGGGGCGGCACGATCATTCCCGACATCGTCGACTACGCCCTGCACCACGGGGCGCCCGGGGAACCCGAGTTCGTCGACGAGCCCATCGACATCATGCCGGGCACCCGTCTGTCCTCGATCCTGGAATCGGCCAGAGTGAGCGGACGTTCCGGCCATCACCAGGCGGTCGACCAGATCGGCACGGGACTCGTGGTGGCGGCACGGGCGCTCGACGGAATCACCGAGGCGGTCGAAGACCCGGACCGCTTCTACCTCGGTGTGCAGTGGCATCCCGAGGACGACGACGGTCCGGAAGCCGACCGGCTGCGGCTGTTCAGCGCGTTCGTCGCCGCAGCCGAGAAGTCACGTCTGGGCGCAGTGGCCGCGACCCGCGAGTGATCACCGCCCGGGGGCTGACACAGGTCGAAAGCCTCGGCCTGACACTGGTCGCCGGCGCCCATGCCGCCGACCGTGAGATCGCGTGGGCACACGCGATCGAACTGTCCGACCCGACCCCGTATCTCACCGGCGGTGAACTGGTGATGACCACGGGGATCAACATCGGAGGCGACGCGGCCGCACAAGCCGACTACCTCGCGCGCCTGTCATCGGCAGGAACGGCTGCGCTGGCCGTGGACACGGGCACCACGTTCTCCGAGGTCCCCTCGGGTGTGCTTGCCGCAGGCGATGACTCGGGCATTCCGGTGCTCCAGGTCCCTGCGTCGACACCGTTCATCGCGATCGCCCGGGTGGTGATCGATGCGGTGAAAGCCGACGAACTGCGCTCGGTGCAGCGCGTCGTCGACCACCAGGAGGTGCTTGCCCGGGCGACGCTGCGCGGGGGCATTCCCGCCGTCGTCGACACACTCGCGGACTCGCTCTCCGCGGCGGTGGTCGTCACCGGCGCCGACGGTGGGATGCTGGCCGCCGCAGGCGTCGGACACCAGCGGCTGGGCACTGTGCTGACCCAGTCGGTGCGACCTGCCACTGCCCGCCATCACGCCGGCTACGTCACCGCCGACGGGGACGCGCTCATCACCGTCCAGACCCTTCGGGTGGCCCAACCTGTTCGCGGTCACCTGGCGGTGCGGACGGTGCAGCCACTGTCCACCGCCGATCGCCTGCTCCTGGCGCACGCGGTGTCACTCATCTCGATCGCCCTGGAGAAACCGGCCCGGGTGATGGATGCCGAACAGCGGCTGCGCACCGCGGTGACACGCGAGATGCTCAGCGGCTCAGGCACTGTCGACGCCGGGCTGCTTCGCTTCTTCGGCTTCGAGCCCGACGGCGACGTCGTGGTGGTCGTGCTCAGCGGCGCCGGGCCGGTGTGTGCGGCCGAGCAGAACCTGGGGCGGTTGCTCTCGGCCGCCGGTGCCTATCTGCTGGCACCACGAGGTGACGAGATCGTCATCGTGCTGCCCGCCGCGGGCAGTCGGCGGCGAATCTCGGATGTGATCAATGCGTTCGGCCGTACCTGCGGGCGTGCGCCGGCGGGCGGGGTGAGCAGACCCGGTCGACTCTGCGCAATCACCATGGCAGTCGAAGAGGCCGGCGTTGCACTGCAATGCGGTGCCGGATCCGGTATCACCGAGTTCGGCGAACTCGGTGCGTTCGGTGCGCTGCTCGGCGGCCGGAGCGCCGCCGAACTCCACTTGTTCGCCGCGCCACTGGATCCGCTTGCGGGCCGCGACGACGAGTTGATCGAGACGCTGGCAGCCTTCCTGCAGCACAACGGCCAACTCGAGGCCGCAGCCGCCTCACTGCATGTCCATCGCCACACGATGCGCAACCGTGTGCGGCGCATCAGCGAGATGTTGTCCGACGATCTGGGGTCCGCCGACACCCGGGCGCGTCTGTGGTTGGCGCTCAAGTCCCGACAAGTGCTCCTCAGTCACGCCTGACGCAACGAGCTACCCACCGAGCGGGGGCGGCGCGCTGCGGTAGGTGACGGGGGTGGCCGACAGCGAAATCGGGTTGGCCACCTGCGGTGTCGCGGTGCCGGGTATCGATACCGTCGGGTGAATCCCGAGTCCCTCGGCGAAGGCGAAGGCCTCGGCCAGATCGTTGATCGGTCCGACCGGCACGCCGACGGCGGTCAAAGCCGCGTACCAGTGATCGGCGCCGTTCGTCATCAAGGCGGTTTCGAGCAAGGTGCACAATGCATCTCGGTTGGCCACCCGCTGCGGGTTGGTCGCAAACCTGGCGTCGTCGGCTAGGCCAGGTCTGCCGATCGCGGCGCAGAACGCCCTGAACTGCTTGTCGTTGCCGACGGCCACCGCGATGGGGCGATCCGCGGTGTCGAAGGTCTGGTAGGGGGAGATGCTGGGATGGCGATTGCCCATGATGCCTGGCACCACGCCTGCGCCGAGGTAGCCGGAGGCCTGGTTCACCATCGACGACAGCAGCACGGCGAGCAGGTTCGTGTCGACCCGTTGGCCTTCGCCGGTGCGATCCCGATGGGCAAGCGCGGCCAGGATTCCGCTCAGCGCGTGCAGTCCGGCCAGCACGTCGACAAGGGCCACACCGGCCTTGGTCGGATCACCGGGTTCGGTGCCGGTCACGCTCATCAAGCCGCCCACGGCCTGCACCAGTAGGTCGTAGCCCGGCAGTGCCGCCCCTGCGTCACGGCCGAAGCCGGTGATCGAGCAGTAGATGACGTCCGGTCGGATCGCCCGCAGATCCTCGTAACCGAGACCCAGCTTCTCCATGGTGCCGGGCCGGAAGTTCTCCACCACGATGTCGGCGTGCGCCACCAGATCGCGGGCCTGACGTACGTCGTCGGGGTCGCTGAGTTCCAGGGCGACCGAACGCTTGTTGCGGTTGACCGAGTTGAAATACGTTGCCACACCCTCGGAGTCATGCGGTGGACCCCACTGCCGGGTGTCGTCGCCGGAGCCGGGGCGTTCGACCTTGACGACCTCGGCGCCGAAATCACCGAGCATCATCGTCGCGTACGGTCCGGCCAGCACCCGGCTGAAATCGACGACCACGATGCCGTCGAGCGCTCCGGCGGTCATGCGCCGGGCCTCCCGCCGCGCAGATACACGGTGGTGGTGTGAGTGAAGAACTCTCGGGCGGCGCCGCCCTGTTCCTTGGGTCCGAGACCACTCTTCTTGGCGCCGCCGAACGGGACATGGGGGTCCGCGCCCGCCGACTCGGAGTTGATGTGCAGCACCCCGACATCGATCCGGTCGACGGCCTGAAGGGCACGGGTGACGTCCTGGGTGAACACTGCTGCCGAGAGACCGAATTCGCTGTCATTGGCCAGCGCGAAGGCCTCGTCGGCGGTATCGGCCCGCCGGACCGCGAGAACGGGTCCGAACAATTCGTCGGTCCACAGATCGACGGATGCACTGCCGACGTCGACGACCGTCGGCGCGACGAAGTAGCCGTCGGCGAGCGGACCGTCGGAGTAGGGAACCCCGCCGGCCAACACCGTGGCGCCCTGGCGGCTGGCGGTGTTGATCCCGGAGGTGATGGACGTGCGTGCCGGGTCACTGACGACGGGACCCATCTGCGTTGCGTCGTCGGTGGGGTCACCCACGCGCAGTGCCGCGACGCGGGCCAGCAACTCGCCCAGGAACTGCTCGGCGATTCCCGCCGTGACGATCAATCGGGAAGTGGCGGTGCACTTCTGGCCCGTGGATCGGAACGCTCCCAGCATCACCTGCTCGACGGCGAGGGTGACGTCAGCGTCGTCGAGCACCACCGCGGCGTTCTTGCCACCCATCTCGGCCTGCACGGGTACCCCGCGCGTGGCACCGGCGGCCGCGATACGGCGCCCGACTCCGGTGGATCCGGTGAACGTGATCGCGTCGATGCCGGCGTGGCTGACGAGGGCATCGCCGACGTCGGCATCGCCGATCAGCAGGTTGAGCACCCCGGCGGGCAGGCCGGCGGCGGTCAGCGCCTCGGCGAACCGAATCGCCAGCAGCGGAACGGTGCTCGCCGGTTTCCACACCACGGTGTTGCCGTATACCAGTGCGGGGGCGATCTTCCACGCCGGGATCGCGATCGGGAAGTTGAACGGGGTGATGACACCGACCACGCCGAGCGGTTTGCGGGTGATCAGGATCTGCTCCCCGGCGCGGGGGGAGGCGTAGATCTCGCCGGCCTGACGATCACCCTCGTTGCCGTAGTAGCGCAGAATCTGTGCGGCACGCCGGACTTCGCCGATGCCTTCGGCTTTGGTCTTGCCTTCTTCGGTGGCCAGCTCCAGACCCCAGGCCTCGGCGTTGCGGTCGACCACGTCGGCGGCAGCCAGCAGGAGCGCCCCGCGCTGGTGGATCGGGGTCCCCGCCCAGGCAGGTGACGCGGCGGTGGCCGCGGCGATGGCCGCGTGGACGTCCGAGGCGTCCGTGCCGCGGCCCTCGGCGACCACGATCCCGGGGTGGGCCGGGTTGACGCTGAGCAGTGAATCGCCCCGACCGGAATGCCAGTCACCGCCGACCAGATGCCGGATCTGCACGGGGGCGGGCATCAGCGCCTTCTCTTCTTCGCGCAAGCGCTCATCAGCGGAACGCCGGGAGGCCGGTCAGCGCCTTGCCGATGGCCAGCATGTGCATCTCGGAGGTGCCCTCGTAGGTCAGCACGGATTCCAGGTTGTTGGCATGGCGCAGCGGCGAATACTCCAGCGTGATCCCGCTGCCGCCGAGCAGCGTCCGGCACTCGCGGGCGATCGCCAGCGCCTCCCGCACGTTGTTGAGCTTACCGAGACTGACCTGCTCCGGACTCACGCCGTCGGCATCCTTGATGCGGCCCAGGTGGATGGCCAGCAGCATGCCCTTGCCGAGCTCGACGGTCATGTTGGCGAGCTTCTCCTGGGTGAGCTGAAACCCGGCCAGCGGCTTGTCGAACACCTCCCGGGTCCGGGTGTAGTCGAGGGTCGTCTCCAGGCAGTCGCGGGCGGCCCCGAGAGCGCCGAAGACGATGCCGAACCGGGCCTCGTTGAGGCAGGACAGCGGTGCGCCCAGGCCGGTGGCGTGCGGCAGCTGAGCCGTGGCCGGAAGTCGCACCTCGTCGAGCACCAGCTCGGAGGTCACCGAAGCGCGCAGCGAGAGCTTGCGGTGGATCGGGTTGGCGGTGAATCCCGGTGTGTCGGTGGGCACCAGGAAGCCACGGATACCGTCGTCGGTCTGCGCCCAGACGGTGGCCACATCGGCGAGATTGCCGTTGGTGATCCACATCTTCGTCCCACTGAGCACCCAGTCGTCACCGTCGCGGCGGGCGCGGGTCCGCATTCCGGCGGGGTTGGAGCCGAAGTCCGGCTCGGTCAGCCCGAAGCACCCGATGGCCTCGCCCGCCGCCAGTCGGGGCAACCATTCGTCCTTCTGCTCGTCGGAGCCGAAGCGGTGGATCGAGAACATCGACAGCGAACCCTGCACGGAGACGAAGCTCCGAAATCCGCTGTCGCCGGCTTCCAGTTCCATGCACGCCAGGCCGTAGCTGACGGCATTGGTGCCCGCGCAGCCGTATCCCTGCAGATGCATGCCCAGAAGCCCGAGCTCACCGAACTTCCTTCCGAGTTCTCTTGGCAGAGTCGCAGATTCGAACCAGTCCGCGACGTGGGGTTTGAGCTGGGTGTCGACGAACTTGCGGACGGTGGCGGCGATCTCGCGCTCGTCGTCCTCGAGCAGTCGTGCGGTGTCGAACAACTCCAGTGGCGCTGGGGTGCTGGTCATCGGCGGAACTCCTAACGGTGTCTCAGAGGGCGGCGAAGCCCTCGCGCACCACACCGAAAGCCTCGGTGAGCAGTGCGTCGGAAATGGTCAGCGGTGGGAGGAAACGCAGGACGTTGCCGAAAGTTCCTGCTGTCAAGGTCAGTACGCCGTTGCGCTGGCAGTGTCGGGTGAGCGCGGCAACGGCGTCGCGATGCGGTTCGCGGGTGCCGGGCAGGACCAGTTCGGCGGCGATCATCGCGCCTCGCCCCCGGATCTCGCCGATGACGTCGGTGGTGGCGGCGATCGACTGCAGTTCGGAGACCATCCGGTCGCCGATGTCGCGGGCGCGGTTGATGAGCTGATGGTCGTTGATCTCGTCGAACACCCCGAGCGCGGCGGCGCAGGCGACGGGGTTGCCGCTGTAAGTGCCCCCGATCCCGCCCAGGTGCGCGGCGTCCATCACGTCGGCGCGCCCGGTCACCGCTGCCAGCGGCAGCCCGCCGGCCAAGCCCTTGGCGGTGGTGAGTAGATCGGGCACCAGACCGTCGTGTTCGCTGGCGAACCAGGCACCGGTGCGGGCGATCCCGGTCTGGATCTCATCGGCGACCAACAGGATGCCCCGCTCGCGGCAGAAGTCGGCGACCGACCGCAGAAAGCCCTCGGCCGGGACGATGAACCCGCCCTCGCCCTGGATCGGTTCGACGACGACGCAGGCCACGGCGTCGGCGCCGATCTGAGAGTCGACGAGCTGGGCGAACTGATCGAAGGCCTCGGCTGCGCAGTTCTGAGGCGAGGGCCAGCGGTACGCGTAGGCCATCGGCGCGCGGTACACCTCCGGGGCGAACGGACCGAAGCCGTGCTTGTACGGCTGATTCTTGGCGGTCATCGTCATCGTCAGCAGCGACCGGCCGTGGAACGCGTGATCGAACACCACGACCGCCGAGCGCCCGGTGGCGGCGCGGGCGTACTTGACCGCGTTCTCCACGGCCTCGCTGCCGGTGTTGAACAGTGCGGTGCGCTTCTCGTGGTTGCCCGGGGCCAGCCGGTTCAGGGTCTCGGCCACCTCGATGTAGGGCTCGTACGGGGTGGCCAGGAAACACGTGTGGATGTACTGCGCGAGCTGTGCGGCGGCCCTGGACACCACGGCCGGTGCGGAGTTGCCGACCGTCGTGACCGCGATACCGCTGCCCAGGTCGATGAAGGAGTTGCCATCCACGTCGACGACGACGCCGCCGCCGGCCGCGGCCACGTAGACCCCTGCGGCACTGGTCAATCCGGCGGGCAGGGCCGCGTTGCGACGGTCGGCCAGATCACGGGACCGGGGCCCGGGGACGTCGGTGCAGACCCGGCGCACCTGCGCCAGGCCGGGTCCGCCGATCGGAGGGGCTGTCATGAGTTGAGCCTAAGGACGTCGATTCGATCGGGGCAGGTCCACAGTGGACAAGGTTCGTGACGAAGATATACGGAGCGGCGATTGTCCCGACCGGGTTCGGCCTAACAGTCTGGTCCGTCGAACTCGGGACCGTAGTGTTGAACCTGACCGCGAGACTGGAAAGACCCGGTTCGTAGGACCATGAGTTAGAGGAGTGGAACACAATGAGCACATCCCTGTATGCGGTGGTTGATCCGTCGACGGGCGAGCTGGTCCAGGAGTACCCCACCGCCACCGACGAGCAGATCGAGCAGGCCGTCGCGTCCGCAGCGAAGGCGCACAAGGAGTGGTCCCGCGGATCGACCGTCGCCGAGCGCGCCGCCCTGATCCGCAAGGTCGCCGAACTGCACACCCAGCGCAAGAGTGAACTGGCCAAGATCATCCAACGCGAGATGGGTAAGCCGCTGGATCAGTCCGAGGGCGAGGTCGACTTCAGCGCCGCTATCTACGAGTATTACGCCGACAATGCCGAGAAGTTCCTCGCCGACGAGCCCATCGATCTCGTCGAGGGAGAGGGTTCGGCGTTGATCCGCCGCAGTTCGGTTGGCGTGCTGCTCGGAATCATGCCGTGGAACTACCCGTACTACCAGGTGGCCCGGTTCGCCGGCCCGAACCTGGTGCTCGGAAACACCATCGTCCTCAAGCACGCCCCGCAGTGCCCCGAGTCGGCCGCGGCGTTGCAGCAGATCTTCCTCGACGCCGGATATCCGGAGGGCGCCTACGTCAACGTCTACGCCACCAACGACCAGATCGCCGAGGTCATCGCCGACCCACGCGTGCAAGGGGTTTCGCTGACAGGCTCGGAGCGTGCCGGTGCTGCCGTCGCCGAGATCGCGGGTCGCAATCTCAAGAAGGTGGTGCTGGAGCTCGGCGGTTCGGACCCGTTCATCCTGCTCAGCTCCGACGACCTGGATTCGGCGGTGGAGGCTGCGATCGACGGACGCTTCGAGAACACCGGGCAGGCCTGCAACGCCGCGAAGCGGATCATCGTCGCCGAGGACATCTACGACGACTTCCTGGACAAGTTCACCAAGAAGGTGCTCGACAAGGCGGATGGGCTGGCCCCGCTGTCGTCGGTCGCGGCCGCCGACCGGCTCGACGAGCAGGTGAAGCGGGCCGTGGACGACGGCGCGACGCTGGTGTCCGAGGGTGAGCGCAAGGGCGCGTTCTTCCCGCCCGGCGTCCTGACCGGTGTCTCTCCCGACTCGCCGAGCTACAAGGAGGAGCTGTTCGGCCCCGTCGCGACCGTCTACAAGGTGACCTCCGAGGAGGAGGCCGTCGACGTCGCGAACGACACCCCGTTCGGGCTGGGCTCCTACGTCTTCACCACCGATGATGAGCAGGCAAAGCGTGTCGCCGACAGGATCGAGGCGGGGATGGTGTTCGTCAACGCCGTGGGGGCCGAAGGCGTCGAGTTGCCGTTCGGCGGCGTGAAGCGATCCGGCTTCGGTCGCGAGCTGGGCCGCTTCGGCATCGACGAGTTCGTCAACAAGAAGCTCATCCGCATCAGCTGAGGAGCACGCGCGTTGTAGCCTCACACCATGGAAGTACTACGCGATGTAGTTGTCCTGGTGCATCTCGTCGGGTTCGCCGTGACCTTCGGGGCCTGGGTTGCGGAGGCGGCCGCCGGTCGCTTCCGCACCACCCGGGTGATGGACTACGGACTGCTGGTGTCGTTGCTCACCGGCCTCGCGCTGGCGGCGCCGTGGCCGTCCGGGATCGAACTGAACTACCCCAAGATCGGGGTGAAGCTGGTGATCCTGGTGCTCCTGGGTGCGCTGCTGGGGATGGGCAACGCCCGGCAGCGCCGCACCGGGGAAGCGGTGCCGCGGCCGCTGTTCCTGGCCGTCGGGGCGCTGGCCTTCGCGGCCGCCGCTATCGCGGTGCTGTGGTGACCCGGTCGGCTACTGCTCGCCGAGGCCCAGCAACTCGGTGACGTGGTGGTCGCGGCCGGCGGTGTAACCGCCGTCCACGGCGATGGCCTGGCCGCTGACGAAGCTGGCGTCGCCCGACAGCAGGAACGCCGCCACGGCGGCCACTTCGTCGGCGCGGCCGAACCGCCGGAGTTTGTGCTCATGGCGTAAGCCCTCGCGCGGCACGTCCATGCCGGGAAGTCCCATGACGGAGTCGAACAGCGGGGTCTGGATGAAACCCGGGCAGATGGCGTTGGCGCGGATTCCGCTGGGGCCGTAATCGATTGCGGCGTTCTTGGTGAGCAGCACCACCCCGCCCTTGGAAGCGTTGTAGGCACTTCCGCCTGCCGTCCCCTCAAGTCCTTCGACGCTGGACAGCGTCACGATCGCGCCCCGCTCGCCGGCGACACGCTCCTGGGACACCATCTGGGCCAGGGCGGCACGCATCACCAGGAACGTGCCCTTGAGGTTGACGTCGAGCACGCGGTCCCATTCCTCGTCGGGCAGCAGGTGGATCGGACCGCCGCCACCCACCCCCGCCGAATGCACCACGCCGTCGAGCCTGCCCGCCTTGTCGACCACCGCGGCGACTGCCCGCGCAAGGGCGGCAGTGTCCATGACGTCGGCGCAGTGGTAGTCGAATGCGGACGAAAGTCCTTGCGGTGCTTCGGGAGCAAGGTCGATGCCGATCACCGAGGCGCCCTCGGCGAGCAGTCGGGCGGCGGTGGCCTCCCCGATGCCCGACGCTGCCCCGGTCACCAGAACGCCCTTGCCGGCAAGACTGCTCATCGGCACAGTATTGCGCACCTCGTGGCCGGCGAGCGCGCGCCGTTGTACGCGACTCGCCGCGCAGAGGCGTGCAAACACGCGCGCTCGGCGGACGAAGTCATCATCCACAGATCGGCATATGTATGGTGTGGTGCATGCCACATGTCACCGGCGCCGCCGTCCGCGATCCGGAACTCGCGCGGTTGACGGGTCTTCCGTTCGACGACTCCGACGAGGTGATCCGCGCGGCGGTGGATGCGGCCAGCGTGCCCGCCCTGTTGATGTCGATGGTGCACATGACCGGCGACCTCGGGCTCCTCGACGAACTGCCGGGCCCGTTCATGTTGATCGCGATGGATCTCCAGGGCGCCATGAGCGAACCCGACAAACAGACAGTGCGCGAGCGGGCTTTTGACGTCATCCGCGACTACCGCGACCGTGGCTGTCCGCCGCCGTTCATCCCCGACGAGCACCAGCTGCGCGTCATGTTGAACGTGATGTCAGCCGGTCAGGTCACCGAGGAGTTCATCGACTACATCGCCGCGGACCTGCGGGTCACCGACGTCGACCAGAAGGGGCCGGTGTTGGCCTCGACCGAACAGCAGCGGGCCGACTTCCCGGTGGTCGTCATCGGCTGCGGCGAGTCGGGTGTGCTCGCGGGCATCAAGCTCAAGGAAGCCGGAATCCCGTTCACGATCGTCGACAAGCAGTCCGGGGTGGGCGGTACCTGGTTGGCCAACCGGTATCCGGGGTGCCGCGTCGACATCGCCAGTCAGTACTACACCTACTCGTTCGAACCCACCGATCACTGGGAGCACCACTACGCCACCCAGCCGGAGATCCTGCAGTACCTCAACGACGTCACGGCGCGCTACGGGATCGCCGAGCACATCCGGTTCGAGACCGAGGTGACCGGCGCCGAGTGGGACGAGCCGACCGCCACCTGGCGGGTGCGGATCCGTTCCAGCGACGGCACGGCGCAGACCCTGTGCGCCCGGGGCCTGATCTGCGCCGTCGGCCAGTTCAGCAACCCCGTCATCCCGGACATCAAGGGCGCCAAGGCCTTCGGCGGACCATCGTTTCACACCGCCGACTGGGACGACACCGTCGACCTGTCGGGCAAGCGGGTCGCCGTCATCGGGGCCGGCGCCAGCGGATTCCAGCTGGTCCCGGCGATCGCCGGCACCGCCGCGCACATCGACGTCTATCAGCGCACGGCGCAGTGGATGGCGCCCAACGTCAACTACCACGCACCGGTGGGTGACGGCGCCCGATGGGCCACCCGGCATCTGCCGTACTACGGGCGGTGGCTGCGCTTCGTGTCCTGGTGGCCGATCGCCGACGCACTCGACGAGCAGATCACCATCGACCCCGACTGGGACAACGGTGGATTATCGGTCAGCGCAGGCAATCACACGATCCGCGAGGTGTTCGTCGCGTGGATGCAGGCCTTCGCCACCGACGAGGAACTGCTGGCCAAGGTGACGCCGAGTTATCCGCCGTTCGGCAAGCGCACCCTGCAGGACGACGGCACCTGGCTGACCACGCTGCAGCGCGACGACGTCGACCTGATCACCGACGGCGTCGCCGAGATCACCCCGGACGGTGTCGTCGACGGCACCGGTGTGC from Mycobacterium sp. DL includes:
- a CDS encoding aldehyde dehydrogenase family protein translates to MPAPVQIRHLVGGDWHSGRGDSLLSVNPAHPGIVVAEGRGTDASDVHAAIAAATAASPAWAGTPIHQRGALLLAAADVVDRNAEAWGLELATEEGKTKAEGIGEVRRAAQILRYYGNEGDRQAGEIYASPRAGEQILITRKPLGVVGVITPFNFPIAIPAWKIAPALVYGNTVVWKPASTVPLLAIRFAEALTAAGLPAGVLNLLIGDADVGDALVSHAGIDAITFTGSTGVGRRIAAAGATRGVPVQAEMGGKNAAVVLDDADVTLAVEQVMLGAFRSTGQKCTATSRLIVTAGIAEQFLGELLARVAALRVGDPTDDATQMGPVVSDPARTSITSGINTASRQGATVLAGGVPYSDGPLADGYFVAPTVVDVGSASVDLWTDELFGPVLAVRRADTADEAFALANDSEFGLSAAVFTQDVTRALQAVDRIDVGVLHINSESAGADPHVPFGGAKKSGLGPKEQGGAAREFFTHTTTVYLRGGRPGA
- a CDS encoding gamma-glutamyl-gamma-aminobutyrate hydrolase family protein (Members of this family of hydrolases with an active site Cys residue belong to MEROPS family C26.); translation: MARPLVAVAGRRAAHAPILRFSATLAAEAICEAVWAAGGEPVVVHGPAADPLAELPGRLQRFDGVLLPGGADMEPRRYGAEAAPETTDIVAFQDEFDLGITRSVVELDLPALAICRGMQVLNVALGGTLVQHVPETNTLHHNAIHHVEVKKGSRLHTIVGATTIDVSSYHHQAVDRLAADLIVTAVAADGLVEAVEHRRADIVAVQWHPEDRHATSGTDAALFADLVDRARKRKDSQ
- a CDS encoding gamma-glutamyl-gamma-aminobutyrate hydrolase family protein (Members of this family of hydrolases with an active site Cys residue belong to MEROPS family C26.); amino-acid sequence: MTDNKPTDNRVRREDVIPDLPVPAAPRAHVCVLASLNYPDISAADAALVRRFTRVTLATLVELGASYELWDTTEALEDPSGAAAFDGVLLLGGGDIDGSCYGVSTRHPASYGIDARADRDAFAVIAAAEAADRPIFGICRGSQLLNVARGGTIIPDIVDYALHHGAPGEPEFVDEPIDIMPGTRLSSILESARVSGRSGHHQAVDQIGTGLVVAARALDGITEAVEDPDRFYLGVQWHPEDDDGPEADRLRLFSAFVAAAEKSRLGAVAATRE
- a CDS encoding CoA transferase; its protein translation is MTAGALDGIVVVDFSRVLAGPYATMMLGDFGAEVVKVERPGSGDDTRQWGPPHDSEGVATYFNSVNRNKRSVALELSDPDDVRQARDLVAHADIVVENFRPGTMEKLGLGYEDLRAIRPDVIYCSITGFGRDAGAALPGYDLLVQAVGGLMSVTGTEPGDPTKAGVALVDVLAGLHALSGILAALAHRDRTGEGQRVDTNLLAVLLSSMVNQASGYLGAGVVPGIMGNRHPSISPYQTFDTADRPIAVAVGNDKQFRAFCAAIGRPGLADDARFATNPQRVANRDALCTLLETALMTNGADHWYAALTAVGVPVGPINDLAEAFAFAEGLGIHPTVSIPGTATPQVANPISLSATPVTYRSAPPPLGG
- a CDS encoding acyl-CoA dehydrogenase family protein, with translation MTSTPAPLELFDTARLLEDDEREIAATVRKFVDTQLKPHVADWFESATLPRELGRKFGELGLLGMHLQGYGCAGTNAVSYGLACMELEAGDSGFRSFVSVQGSLSMFSIHRFGSDEQKDEWLPRLAAGEAIGCFGLTEPDFGSNPAGMRTRARRDGDDWVLSGTKMWITNGNLADVATVWAQTDDGIRGFLVPTDTPGFTANPIHRKLSLRASVTSELVLDEVRLPATAQLPHATGLGAPLSCLNEARFGIVFGALGAARDCLETTLDYTRTREVFDKPLAGFQLTQEKLANMTVELGKGMLLAIHLGRIKDADGVSPEQVSLGKLNNVREALAIARECRTLLGGSGITLEYSPLRHANNLESVLTYEGTSEMHMLAIGKALTGLPAFR
- a CDS encoding PucR family transcriptional regulator, with product MITARGLTQVESLGLTLVAGAHAADREIAWAHAIELSDPTPYLTGGELVMTTGINIGGDAAAQADYLARLSSAGTAALAVDTGTTFSEVPSGVLAAGDDSGIPVLQVPASTPFIAIARVVIDAVKADELRSVQRVVDHQEVLARATLRGGIPAVVDTLADSLSAAVVVTGADGGMLAAAGVGHQRLGTVLTQSVRPATARHHAGYVTADGDALITVQTLRVAQPVRGHLAVRTVQPLSTADRLLLAHAVSLISIALEKPARVMDAEQRLRTAVTREMLSGSGTVDAGLLRFFGFEPDGDVVVVVLSGAGPVCAAEQNLGRLLSAAGAYLLAPRGDEIVIVLPAAGSRRRISDVINAFGRTCGRAPAGGVSRPGRLCAITMAVEEAGVALQCGAGSGITEFGELGAFGALLGGRSAAELHLFAAPLDPLAGRDDELIETLAAFLQHNGQLEAAAASLHVHRHTMRNRVRRISEMLSDDLGSADTRARLWLALKSRQVLLSHA